The following proteins are co-located in the Anomalospiza imberbis isolate Cuckoo-Finch-1a 21T00152 chromosome Z, ASM3175350v1, whole genome shotgun sequence genome:
- the SEMA4D gene encoding semaphorin-4D isoform X7 produces the protein MALCAFYAVWGFLLEVAVAFGPVPRITWKHKEVQLIHFNESKVSNYSTLLLSEDKNVLYVGAREAIFALNAVNIAEKQHELHWKVPEDKRAECVMKGKSEQTECRNYVLVLQQLNDTFLYVCGTNAFTPTCDYLNLISFELGGKNEAGKGRCPYDPAQSYTSVMVDEELYSGTYYSFLGSEPIISRHSHQSRLRTEYTMPWLNEPNFVFADVIRANPSSTDGEDDKIYFFFTEVSLEYEFVGKLMIPRIARVCKRDQGGLRILQKKWTSFLKARLICTIPDKNFIFNVINDAFILKSPTLKEPVIYGVFTPQMNNVGLSAVCAYNLSTVEEVFSKGKFMQSATVEDVSRKWVRYFGEIPNPRPGACINNEARASNYMSSLNLPDKTLLFVRDHPLMDDSVTPMGDRPRLVKRDVKYTQIVVDRVRALNGTIYDVMFIGSDRGALHKAISYENGMHIIEETQLFPNFEPVQTLLLSSKTGRRYLFASSNSGVVQSPVAFCDKYTTCVNCVLARDPYCAWKPLEASCIDIFKEGEMERSWIQDIGGDASSCSVCSAQPLK, from the exons ATGGCTCTGTGTGCTTTTTATGCAGTTTGGGGTTTCTTGCTAGAAGTGGCAGTAGCATTTGGCCCAGTGCCAAGGATCACTTGGAAACACAAAG AGGTCCAGCTAATACATTTTAATGAATCGAAAGTATCAAACTATTCAACCTTGCTGTTAAGTGAAGACAAAAATGTTCTATATGTAGGAGCCAGGGAAGCGATCTTTGCCTTAAACGCAGTGAATATTGCTGAGAAGCAGCACGAG TTACACTGGAAGGTCCCAGAAGATAAAAGGGCTGAATGTGTAATGAAGGGCAAATCAGAACAG ACAGAATGTCGTAATTATGTGCTCGTCTTGCAACAGCTGAATGATACTTTCCTCTACGTGTGTGGAACTAATGCATTTACGCCAACATGTGATTACCTG aatttaatttcatttgaacTTGGAGGTAAAAATGAAGCTGGTAAGGGCAGATGTCCATATGATCCTGCTCAAAGCTACACTTCTGTTATGGTTG ATGAGGAGCTTTATTCTGGGACTTACTACAGTTTCCTGGGAAGTGAACCTATTATTTCACGGCACTCGCATCAGAGCCGTCTGAGAACAGAGTATACAATGCCTTGGCTTAATG AGCCCAACTTTGTTTTTGCTGATGTGATAAGAGCAAATCCAAGCAGCACAGATGGAGAAGACGACAAGATATACTTCTTTTTCACTGAGGTGTCTCTGGAGTATGAATTTGTTGGAAAATTGATGATTCCAAGAATAGCTAGAGTATGCAAG AGGGACCAAGGAGGATTAAGGATCTTGCAAAAAAAGTGGACTTCGTTTCTCAAGGCCAGACTAATTTGTACCATTCCTgataagaattttattttcaatgttATCAATGATGCTTTTATTCTCAAATCTCCGACTTTGAAGGAACCAGTGATATATGGAGTCTTCACCCCACAAAT GAATAATGTGGGGTTGTCAGCAGTGTGTGCATACAATCTGTCTACTGTAGAAGAGGTTTTCTCAAAAGGAAAATTCATGCAGAGTGCTACAGTGGAAGATGTTTCTAGAAAGTGGGTACGATACTTTGGGGAAATTCCGAATCCTCGACCTGGTGCG TGTATAAACAATGAAGCCAGAGCATCAAACTACATGAGTTCTCTGAATTTACCAGACAAAACATTGCTGTTTGTTAGAGATCATCCTCTAATGGATGACTCAGTGACTCCAATGGGAGACAGACCTCGCCTAGTAAAGCGAGATGTGAAGTATACACAGATTGTAGTTGACAGAGTCAGAGCACTCAATGGCACCATCTATGATGTTATGTTCATCGGGTCAG ATCGAGGAGCCCTGCACAAGGCTATCAGCTATGAAAATGGAATGCATATTATTGAAGAAACACAGCTTTTTCCAAATTTTGAACCAGTCCAAACTCTCTTGCTTTCATCCAAAACA ggCAGAAGATACCTCTTTGCTAGTTCAAATTCTGGTGTGGTGCAGTCTCCAGTGGCATTTTGTGACAAGTATACCACTTGTGTTAACTGTGTTTTAGCAAGGGATCCTTATTGTGCTTGGAAACCTCTTGAAGCTTCCTGCattgatatttttaaagaaggtGAAATGGAAAG GAGCTGGATTCAAGACATAGGTGGAGATGCATCTTCTTGTTCTG TGTGCAGTGCACAACCCCTGAAATGA